In the Pelorhabdus rhamnosifermentans genome, CGATACGGAGAACCGTATCACTGGTAACGGCGAAAAATAACTTTGTAATATAAGTAGATACAATAATAGTCGAAGTTCCTGCAGAATGTTCTAATAATTTGCAGGAACTTTGTATTTGTATGGTAAATTATTAGTTGTGACATTAATAGGACTATTAGACTCTGGAGAACCGTCCCCGTGAGTTCTTGGAATAAATCAGACGATGAAAAAGCTGAAGCATGGCTGGCAGTTGTTGAAGCGTTTGCAACATATGACAAAGACAAAGGGGTGCGATTGCCGGGATACGTTGAAAGTCGTGTTAAATACGCCGTATGGAATAAGATTAAAAAGGAACAGCGATATGCTAATAATGAAAACATTGAAAGCTGTTTTGAATCACGACCAGATTATGAAGATGTAGCCGAAGTAGTAGAGTTAAAGCTATTACGGGAAAGACTTTGTAAGGTGTTGAGCGAACTGACAATTAAACAGCGGCAAGCGATAGTAAAAACAATAGTTTTAGGATACAGCCTGACGGAATATGCCCATGAATTGGGGATTACACCGCAGGCTGTATTTAATTTGCGAAAATGTGGTTTAACCCGTTTAAAAAAGATACTGGCATGAATGTATATAAGTGAAAGCCGATATACAGGATACACACACTTGAAATAAGAGGTCCGTGGATATGTCGGTTTCAAAAAAATATTTGGAGGTAATAAAATGGCAGCAGATGACAAATATACAGTATCATTATTACATTTTGATGGAGGCATTACAGACGAAAGCGGAAAAGTATGGACTGCTAGAGGCGGGGCGGCTGTGAGTACAGCCCAAAGTAAATTTGGGGGTAGCTCATTATATTTAAATGGTACAAACCAATACTTAACTACACCTAGTAGTAC is a window encoding:
- a CDS encoding RNA polymerase sigma factor translates to MSSWNKSDDEKAEAWLAVVEAFATYDKDKGVRLPGYVESRVKYAVWNKIKKEQRYANNENIESCFESRPDYEDVAEVVELKLLRERLCKVLSELTIKQRQAIVKTIVLGYSLTEYAHELGITPQAVFNLRKCGLTRLKKILA